The genome window CATCGCGGCGAAGTCGGCGATGTCGGCCAGGAAGATCTGCGCGCGCAGGATGCGGGTCTTGTCGGTGCCGGCGGCGGCCAGCAGCTTGTCGATGGCGGCCAGCACCTGGCGGGTCTGGTCCGCCGGATCCTTGGAGGGATCCTCGGCTACCTGGCCGGCCAGATAGGCCACGCCGCCGTGCACGACCATTTCGGACATGCGCTTGCCGACACTGAAACGCTCGATGCTCATGGTGTTTTCCTCTTTGTGGAGCAGATTCGGAGCCGCAAGCATAGCAGGCCGTGGTGGCCGCTAGTCGCGCAGGAAACCGTCCACCAGATCCAGCTGCGCCGGCGTCATGAACGTGGGCGCATGCCCGACGCCGGCGACCTCGACGTATTGCGCATGCGGGTTGCGGGCGAGCATCCCCGCCACGGTGTCCGGGGTCAGCAGGTCCGACTGTTCGCCGCGCACGATCAGGATGGGACACTCGATGTTGGTGTAGACGTGCCACAGCGCGGCTTCGGCCGCGACGGCCGTGGCCGGGTCCATGGCCGCGAAGGCCTCGGCGATGGCCGGATCGTAGTGCATGGTCCACGGACCGGCCGGGCCATCGGCCTGGCGCACCACGTGCCGCGTCAGCTCGTCCCACTGTTCCGCGGTATGCGGGCCGAACGAAGCCGATACCGTGCTGACGTAGGCCCGTGCTTCCTCGAAACTGCCGAAGGCCGGCGCCTTGCCCACGTACTGCCCGATGCGCGACAGCGCCGCCGGGTCCAGATGCGGGCCCACGTCGTTCAGCACCAGCTTGTCGATGGGCGACGCCTGCAGGCCCGCCAGCGCCATGCCGATCAGGCCGCCCAGCGAGGTCCCGAACCAGTGCAGGGTCTCGGCCTGCACCCGGGCCAGCAGCGGCATCATGTCCGCCACGTATTGCGGCACCGTGTAATAGGCGGAATTGACGAGCCAGTCCGAGCGGCCGCGCCCCACCACGTCCGGGCAGACCACCCGGTAGCGGCCGGCCATGCGCCGCGCCAGCGCGTCGAAATCGCGGCCCGAGCGGGTCAGGCCGTGCGCGCAGACCAGCACGTGGTCATTGGACGGATCCCCCCACTCCCAGTACGCCATGCGATGCAGGCCCGCCGGGCTCAGGCAGGTCACGAACTCCAGGCGGGGCTGGAGGGAGTCGGGCGAGGCGTCGTGATTCATGAAGGCGTTCCTTGCTGGGCCGGACTCGGGATTGTAGCCACCGCCGTCACGGCGCGGTGTGCCAATAGCGGCGCCTGGACTCGCGCTCGCGGTCGACCCGCAGCCCCCCGGCTTGCGAGGTGAACACCAGCGCCCCGTGCTGGTCGGTGCGGTGGAACACGGCGCCCGCGCGCTGCCACCGCCGCTGCGCGTCGGGGTGCGGGTGGCGGTAGCGGTTCAGGTAGCCCGCCTGCGCCACGGCGTGCGAGGCCCGCGTGGCCGCGACCAGCGCCGGACTGGACGAACCCCGC of Pigmentiphaga sp. H8 contains these proteins:
- a CDS encoding RidA family protein, which encodes MSIERFSVGKRMSEMVVHGGVAYLAGQVAEDPSKDPADQTRQVLAAIDKLLAAAGTDKTRILRAQIFLADIADFAAMNSVWDAWVPAGHTPARATVEAKLAAPEYKVEIVVTAAV
- a CDS encoding alpha/beta fold hydrolase, which translates into the protein MNHDASPDSLQPRLEFVTCLSPAGLHRMAYWEWGDPSNDHVLVCAHGLTRSGRDFDALARRMAGRYRVVCPDVVGRGRSDWLVNSAYYTVPQYVADMMPLLARVQAETLHWFGTSLGGLIGMALAGLQASPIDKLVLNDVGPHLDPAALSRIGQYVGKAPAFGSFEEARAYVSTVSASFGPHTAEQWDELTRHVVRQADGPAGPWTMHYDPAIAEAFAAMDPATAVAAEAALWHVYTNIECPILIVRGEQSDLLTPDTVAGMLARNPHAQYVEVAGVGHAPTFMTPAQLDLVDGFLRD